In Zobellia roscoffensis, the following are encoded in one genomic region:
- a CDS encoding RagB/SusD family nutrient uptake outer membrane protein: MKIYNNKLYAILGLLLIFFSCNEQDFLSEEPLDFFDPSNSFASIENLESSLADIYAKYREIYFDGGFSNYNHFLGTDIMFNSRGSEDASRFGNYIAALDPTSSIPEYHWDRWYKIIANVNTIIAKLNDSEIAIEERTLVEAEARLFRALAYRHLVYLFGGVPLITEEISSPKTDFTRASADDIFQQIVDDATFASSNLPGVSEVVDGKLSNLVAQHILAETYISLGNYDAAITAASVVINDPATALMRNRFGSRSAESGDVYWDLFRRENQNRTSGNTEAIWVSQMEVDLPGGYITTTSSNTNNLERYHVPASWTLNDPDGNIGILGWRGDANAGGRGVSFVQPTAFFENTLWESDFDNDLRNSEANYVRDIFYDNPESAWFGQSARDNPGSLYLGEGQSWRWYPWLTKATTPNNHPDDIYDDPELLLLKSSGGTTYRDRYYLRLSETYLLRAEAYLGKNDLGNAAADINTVRERSNANPVTAGEVDIDYILDERARELSFEEMRRITLHRTGKLVERVRLYNDLNTDDIADYHGLWPIPAKEIEANINGNLEQNPGY; this comes from the coding sequence ATGAAAATATACAATAATAAACTTTACGCAATTTTAGGTTTGTTGCTTATATTCTTTTCTTGTAACGAACAGGACTTTTTAAGTGAAGAACCTCTCGATTTTTTCGACCCTAGCAACTCGTTCGCTTCAATAGAAAATTTGGAAAGTTCTTTGGCCGACATTTATGCAAAATACCGCGAAATCTATTTCGATGGCGGTTTTAGCAACTATAATCACTTTTTGGGTACCGATATCATGTTCAATTCGAGGGGTTCCGAAGATGCTTCTAGATTTGGCAATTATATTGCCGCTTTGGACCCTACTTCTAGTATTCCGGAATATCACTGGGATAGATGGTATAAGATTATAGCGAATGTTAATACTATAATTGCTAAGCTCAATGATTCCGAAATTGCAATTGAAGAACGTACTTTGGTAGAGGCTGAAGCTCGACTTTTTCGAGCTCTTGCGTATAGACATTTAGTTTATCTATTTGGAGGGGTTCCTTTAATTACAGAAGAAATATCTTCCCCAAAAACAGATTTTACAAGGGCTTCTGCAGATGATATTTTCCAACAAATTGTTGATGATGCAACATTTGCCTCATCAAACCTTCCAGGAGTTTCTGAGGTTGTCGACGGAAAGCTGTCTAACCTTGTTGCACAGCATATATTAGCCGAAACCTATATTTCCCTAGGCAATTATGATGCAGCAATCACGGCGGCTTCAGTGGTTATCAATGATCCGGCTACGGCGTTAATGAGAAACCGTTTTGGTTCTCGTTCTGCTGAATCAGGTGATGTATATTGGGATCTCTTCAGACGGGAGAATCAAAACCGAACATCAGGTAATACTGAAGCAATTTGGGTATCGCAGATGGAGGTAGATTTGCCTGGCGGTTATATTACTACAACAAGTTCGAACACTAATAACTTAGAGCGATATCATGTTCCTGCAAGCTGGACTTTAAACGACCCAGATGGTAACATTGGCATTCTTGGATGGCGAGGTGACGCCAATGCTGGGGGGCGGGGTGTATCTTTTGTACAACCAACGGCCTTTTTCGAAAATACGTTATGGGAAAGTGATTTTGACAATGACCTTAGAAATTCTGAGGCTAATTATGTAAGAGATATTTTTTATGACAATCCTGAATCTGCCTGGTTCGGGCAGAGTGCTAGAGATAACCCTGGGTCACTATATTTGGGAGAGGGACAAAGCTGGAGGTGGTATCCATGGTTGACAAAGGCTACAACCCCAAATAATCATCCCGATGATATTTATGATGACCCAGAACTGTTATTATTAAAATCCTCAGGCGGAACAACATATAGAGACCGATATTACCTTAGGCTCTCGGAAACTTATTTACTACGGGCAGAGGCCTATTTGGGTAAAAATGATTTGGGGAATGCAGCTGCAGACATCAATACAGTTAGGGAGCGGTCGAATGCAAATCCAGTAACTGCTGGGGAAGTTGATATTGATTATATATTGGATGAGCGTGCTCGAGAATTAAGTTTTGAAGAAATGCGGAGAATTACTTTGCACCGAACTGGAAAATTGGTCGAGAGGGTACGTCTTTACAATGATCTCAATACAGACGATATAGCCGATTATCACGGATTATGGCCAATACCAGCTAAAGAAATTGAAGCAAATATCAATGGGAACCTTGAACAGAACCCTGGATATTAA
- a CDS encoding DUF4861 family protein, translating into MAQTVLNKGISEIDLGYYPGTLLLHGMAELAMVKKDSSDLNYEINLFRKFETGEIKGHGSFISYQYGGSGVPYMVWKKNTKDLRSQMSEGAKRMFDEQKRSSEGILVPPWVKKGKDQVFIDVAFAVTPYLLYTGLDLKNEEYIETAIHETTELFRILEDRKTGLLHQGRGFQGVGKISEDNWSRGNGWGAFALATLVRDLPESHPRRGEIEELAKQFFSAAIKFQNKEGLWHQEMTDSTSYVETSGSGLILFGLGIMLETGLLNQAFMDNFTLGLRGYTSYIGSDGSVSHTCGGCLCPKNGTKEDYINHPWVYNDEHAFGPVVLAFSQAAKMGVKSITPLKNIGLYCITDSPETPRTYVCTARESDIAWENDRIAYRVFGPTVRDKVGNGIDVWAKSVDYPVLDKWYRLNNEGKDYHVDRGEGSDFYSAGKQMGCGGIALWVNGKPHPPKTFDTYKIVRNQNDKLVFELNYNTWDTPGIELKEQKIIEMVMGTNLFKVTSTIESEKDTEITLAIGLTTFGKQKVHPDKKNGVLSVWEAIDPINGNLGTAIIVNPDQVKDFVSYSGNEFVLVRVQTNKSFTYYAGAGWEKTQHFDNAVNWQNYIKKQVKNITF; encoded by the coding sequence GTGGCCCAAACAGTATTAAATAAGGGCATTTCCGAAATAGATTTGGGATATTATCCTGGCACATTGCTGTTGCATGGGATGGCCGAGTTGGCAATGGTGAAGAAAGACTCTTCCGACTTGAATTATGAAATCAATCTCTTTCGAAAGTTCGAGACCGGTGAAATAAAGGGTCACGGTAGCTTTATTTCTTACCAATATGGTGGTTCGGGTGTTCCATACATGGTTTGGAAGAAAAACACAAAAGATTTAAGAAGTCAAATGTCCGAAGGTGCCAAACGGATGTTTGATGAACAAAAAAGGTCCTCTGAAGGAATTTTAGTGCCGCCATGGGTAAAGAAGGGTAAAGATCAGGTCTTTATCGATGTTGCCTTCGCAGTAACACCGTATTTATTATATACAGGCTTAGATTTGAAAAATGAAGAGTATATTGAAACGGCTATACATGAAACAACCGAATTATTCCGAATTCTTGAGGATAGGAAAACTGGATTGCTACATCAAGGAAGGGGTTTTCAAGGTGTAGGAAAAATTTCAGAAGATAATTGGAGCCGGGGGAACGGTTGGGGAGCATTTGCACTGGCTACTTTAGTTCGCGACTTACCTGAATCTCATCCAAGACGTGGTGAAATTGAAGAACTTGCCAAACAGTTTTTTTCTGCAGCTATAAAATTTCAAAATAAAGAAGGTCTTTGGCACCAAGAGATGACCGACTCAACTTCATATGTAGAGACTTCGGGAAGCGGGCTGATTTTATTTGGCTTAGGCATCATGCTTGAAACCGGTTTACTGAATCAGGCATTTATGGATAATTTCACATTAGGGTTACGTGGGTATACTTCTTACATCGGTAGCGATGGCTCTGTAAGTCATACTTGTGGGGGATGTTTGTGTCCAAAAAACGGCACGAAGGAAGATTATATAAATCATCCTTGGGTCTATAATGATGAACATGCCTTTGGCCCAGTTGTACTGGCCTTTAGCCAGGCGGCAAAAATGGGGGTTAAAAGTATTACCCCCTTAAAAAATATAGGGTTGTACTGCATTACTGATTCTCCCGAGACACCAAGAACTTATGTTTGCACTGCACGTGAATCGGATATCGCATGGGAAAACGATCGAATTGCCTACCGTGTTTTTGGACCCACTGTAAGAGACAAAGTAGGTAATGGTATTGATGTATGGGCTAAATCTGTGGATTATCCAGTTCTCGATAAATGGTATCGATTAAACAATGAAGGTAAAGATTACCATGTTGATAGAGGAGAAGGTTCGGACTTTTATAGTGCAGGCAAACAAATGGGCTGCGGGGGAATTGCACTTTGGGTTAACGGAAAGCCTCATCCCCCAAAAACATTTGATACATATAAAATTGTTAGAAACCAGAATGACAAATTAGTCTTTGAACTTAATTACAATACCTGGGATACACCTGGCATTGAACTGAAAGAACAGAAGATAATTGAGATGGTAATGGGGACCAATTTATTCAAGGTTACAAGTACGATAGAAAGTGAAAAAGATACTGAAATAACCTTGGCTATTGGGCTGACTACTTTTGGTAAACAAAAAGTACACCCTGACAAAAAGAATGGTGTATTAAGTGTATGGGAAGCAATAGACCCTATAAACGGAAATTTAGGGACAGCAATAATCGTGAATCCAGACCAAGTCAAAGATTTCGTAAGCTACTCAGGAAACGAGTTTGTCTTGGTCCGGGTTCAAACCAATAAGTCCTTCACTTATTATGCCGGAGCGGGGTGGGAGAAGACACAACATTTCGATAACGCTGTCAATTGGCAAAACTATATAAAAAAACAAGTTAAAAACATCACATTTTGA
- a CDS encoding SusC/RagA family TonB-linked outer membrane protein — MKKLSILFLFGFLLISKCLSAQSVSVSGTIIAADNEPLPGVNVVEKGTTNGTVADFDGNYSISVSGQDAILVFSSIGFATQEITVGNQNLLNIILSEDSQVLDEVVLVGYGTQRKQDLTGAIVSADLEQFQESPNTSVLQSLQGALPGITIGQTATTGAEPDIQIRGRSTLNGSQNPLIVLDGVIYRGRLADLNPKDIKSVDVLKDPSSKAIYGAQAANGIVIVSTKQGKTAQKSTINYSTFYAVQSPTNERTTMNREQYLKATRDLDWENGFLGPDFIQENPDWTPANDTSFFPPLLNGLAAGNDYNWFNESTKPGYTMDHQLSIRGSSDNTSYFISGGLTKQVGWLSNDNYDRQTVRVNIDTKVTDWLTIGANTFGSFSDFSGVSPNISGLAVMSPLVMPQDSSGEFIPNPLGDNIVNPYLQSLQDDRDNLNNISAIFYASVDIPQIPGLNFRVNYSNNYRWSLQGNSDIYGAGLTGSAFKQTNSTHDVLVDNILTYDKRFGKDENHGLKVTLVAGFNTIDFEQTRAEGTNFSNLALSYNNLEQAVNQVISSNAWEESYTAQTGRVNYDFKRKYLLSASLRRDGFSGFAENNKTALFPSIGLGWVISNEELLSASDMLNLLKLRGSYGSNGNLTSRYSSLAQIEAPEDSRYVFSDGGSTVNGQTVVSLANPDLKWERTDGINIGVDFGLFQNKISGTVDYYRSTTKDLLWDFILPELSGFSSIRSNIGEIENKGLEFSLNFNPVRSDNLNWNIGVNFARNKNKIKSLLGEDLDGDGREDDLIANGLFIGESIGTIYDYVTDGLYQIGDTDIPSGSQPGFQRLVDLDGEEGISPEGDRKILGRTEPAYQFGINNTLSYKNFAFKFFINSIQGGSDGYLGRNDPWQSGYSTPGIAQNSNKYTDIDYWTPSNPEATYRRPGVAGPVTARRFFDRSFIRLQDISLSYNLPSDVTEKIGFQGLKIFLSGKNLLTISDWEGWDPETGQGLALSSSGLPVMKSITFGLDLSF, encoded by the coding sequence ATGAAAAAATTGTCCATCTTATTTCTGTTTGGATTCTTACTAATTTCAAAATGCCTCAGCGCACAATCAGTATCAGTTAGTGGGACTATTATTGCAGCAGACAACGAACCCTTGCCTGGAGTGAATGTCGTCGAAAAAGGAACTACTAATGGAACTGTAGCTGATTTTGATGGTAACTATTCGATTAGCGTATCGGGTCAAGATGCGATTTTGGTATTTAGTTCAATTGGCTTTGCTACTCAGGAAATCACAGTGGGAAACCAGAATCTATTGAATATTATACTTTCTGAGGATTCACAAGTTTTAGATGAAGTAGTGCTTGTTGGATATGGTACTCAGAGAAAACAAGATTTAACTGGTGCTATCGTTTCGGCAGATCTTGAACAATTTCAAGAATCACCCAACACTAGCGTTTTACAATCTTTGCAAGGAGCTCTCCCGGGTATAACTATTGGCCAAACTGCTACGACTGGAGCGGAGCCAGATATTCAAATCAGAGGACGTTCCACATTGAACGGTAGTCAAAATCCACTTATCGTGTTGGATGGAGTAATCTATCGAGGAAGACTTGCAGATTTGAACCCAAAGGATATTAAATCGGTGGATGTACTTAAAGACCCCAGTAGTAAGGCTATTTATGGAGCTCAAGCAGCAAATGGAATCGTAATTGTAAGTACAAAACAAGGAAAAACTGCTCAAAAATCCACTATTAATTATTCGACTTTTTATGCTGTTCAAAGTCCTACAAATGAAAGGACTACAATGAACCGAGAGCAATATCTGAAAGCAACACGTGATTTGGATTGGGAAAACGGCTTTCTTGGGCCGGACTTTATCCAAGAAAATCCCGATTGGACACCGGCGAACGATACCTCTTTTTTTCCACCATTATTGAATGGGCTTGCAGCGGGCAATGATTATAACTGGTTTAACGAAAGCACCAAACCGGGTTATACAATGGACCATCAATTAAGTATCCGAGGTAGCTCAGATAATACTTCATACTTTATATCAGGAGGATTGACAAAACAAGTGGGTTGGTTGTCAAATGATAATTATGATCGTCAAACTGTAAGGGTGAATATTGATACTAAAGTTACTGATTGGTTAACTATCGGAGCAAATACTTTTGGGTCTTTTTCTGATTTTTCTGGGGTAAGTCCTAATATTAGCGGTCTCGCAGTTATGAGCCCACTCGTCATGCCTCAAGATTCATCTGGTGAATTCATTCCCAACCCTTTGGGTGATAACATCGTGAACCCTTATTTACAAAGCCTTCAGGATGATCGTGATAATCTTAATAACATTTCTGCAATTTTCTATGCTTCTGTAGATATTCCCCAAATTCCTGGATTAAACTTTCGAGTTAACTACAGTAACAACTATCGGTGGTCATTGCAGGGGAATTCTGATATCTATGGTGCAGGCTTGACCGGCAGTGCCTTTAAACAAACTAATTCTACACATGATGTCTTGGTAGATAACATTCTTACATACGACAAGCGTTTTGGTAAAGATGAAAATCATGGTTTAAAAGTGACTCTTGTCGCAGGATTTAATACTATCGATTTTGAGCAGACTAGGGCTGAGGGCACTAATTTTTCAAATCTAGCTTTATCATATAATAATTTGGAACAGGCCGTAAATCAGGTCATCTCTTCTAATGCATGGGAAGAGAGTTATACAGCACAGACTGGAAGGGTAAACTACGATTTTAAAAGAAAGTATCTTTTAAGCGCTAGCCTACGTAGGGACGGATTTAGTGGTTTTGCCGAAAATAATAAGACAGCTCTTTTTCCTTCAATAGGATTAGGTTGGGTTATTTCAAACGAAGAACTATTGTCTGCTTCAGACATGCTCAATCTCTTGAAACTTCGCGGCAGTTATGGTAGTAATGGTAATTTAACTTCTAGGTACAGTTCTCTTGCCCAAATCGAGGCACCAGAAGATTCACGATATGTGTTCAGCGATGGTGGATCGACTGTAAATGGCCAGACCGTAGTATCACTTGCAAATCCTGACCTCAAGTGGGAACGTACGGACGGTATAAATATAGGTGTCGATTTTGGACTTTTTCAAAACAAGATTTCAGGTACCGTTGATTACTATCGTTCCACAACTAAAGATTTGCTATGGGATTTTATTCTGCCAGAGTTGAGTGGATTTAGCTCAATTCGATCCAACATCGGAGAGATAGAAAATAAAGGTCTAGAGTTTTCTTTGAACTTCAATCCAGTTCGAAGCGATAATTTAAATTGGAATATAGGCGTCAATTTTGCAAGGAATAAAAACAAAATTAAGTCATTACTAGGAGAGGATTTGGATGGTGATGGACGGGAAGACGATTTGATAGCGAATGGTCTTTTCATTGGCGAGTCAATTGGAACGATATATGACTATGTGACCGACGGGCTTTATCAAATTGGGGATACAGATATACCTAGTGGGTCCCAACCTGGATTTCAAAGGTTGGTTGATTTAGATGGAGAGGAAGGAATATCTCCAGAAGGAGATAGAAAAATACTAGGAAGAACAGAGCCAGCCTATCAGTTCGGTATTAATAATACACTATCGTATAAAAATTTTGCATTTAAGTTTTTTATAAACTCAATTCAAGGTGGAAGTGATGGTTATTTGGGCAGGAATGATCCATGGCAAAGTGGCTACAGCACACCCGGTATTGCTCAGAATAGTAATAAGTATACGGATATTGACTACTGGACACCTAGTAATCCTGAAGCCACTTACAGGCGGCCAGGAGTCGCTGGGCCGGTAACGGCAAGACGTTTTTTCGACCGTAGCTTTATCCGTCTGCAAGATATTTCCCTGTCTTATAATCTTCCTAGCGATGTCACGGAAAAAATAGGTTTCCAAGGCTTAAAAATCTTTTTAAGCGGAAAAAACCTTTTAACCATCTCTGATTGGGAAGGCTGGGACCCAGAAACAGGTCAAGGATTAGCATTGTCCTCAAGTGGACTTCCAGTCATGAAAAGTATAACTTTTGGACTCGATCTATCATTTTAA